In Drosophila simulans strain w501 chromosome X, Prin_Dsim_3.1, whole genome shotgun sequence, one DNA window encodes the following:
- the LOC6725884 gene encoding cytosolic carboxypeptidase Nna1 isoform X17 — protein MTEREREAMSASLSRLLRTLSSASMSRRHCPLALLQPIPLHQSEMALGSASSGGSAERCCSSCSDDSNNNERCKSAERGTAAEEVGEEEGVELESKQDADEGEQDELELKRDSSTVNVNVVRANFKCNDMECSLVLGDYVNGFLGSFLSKGLKTNQLVVNTDEKTLRPVARLKEPRDLFALPKDKDNDCSQQAPRWPVECQVIEERIIHIPYVPAVPEPLNAPTGNELKPRPVGEENGIVVFSYSPISAVNYEKPKAKKEDDESSDESDYSSDSRQDSTPPSRSTPMRLAGGGECAPGKLNSVSKMINNVDNRSTSASLDDNDDYYDDEYDTSGGYCGGSGEAKEKAIIKDLIEAKKKRYQEEAEVTPVGGGTARNSRAASRSEPSKDASDIDDIWKNNTSEYKPASPRYVLSQFGKNVTKAVIDRIVDHEDLVPPSGSQKVSNQFAVGPVKLPKTNMARLEVAFERSACQDRSKSRLKKEASGSRKRRASTSDEDSSSSSLGDEEEDEVNDSDSEAENKRSGVGLRRILGSYSARLAGGAEKYPCPGSGSVSDTETLVGDESRSRLAGSKGLHQQDLICSRNRQAHSRSPLRAVPHTHAATVAAAAAALARGRNRDKNGCLGGKDERNMGMGVGTTGTGSMGTRTPSPVGNNVFRLTKDQHIMLSSMTSQETTGTLISSTSTNQTTTTNSSQSFLCSDLPQAQFSRSAVGGARFMTNCHPMNPEEYDGLEFESRFESGNLAKAVQITPTYYELYLRPDLYTSRSKQWFYFRVRRTRRKMLYRFSIVNLVKSDSLYNDGMQPVMYSTLGAKEKSEGWRRCGDNICYYRNDDESASNSANEDDEDNSTYTLTFTIEFEHDDDTVFFAHSYPYTYSDLQDYLMEIQRHPVKSKFCKLRLLCRTLAGNNVYYLTVTAPSSNEENMRRKKSIVVSARVHPSETPASWMMKGLMDFITGDTTVAKRLRHKFIFKLVPMLNPDGVIVGNTRNSLTGKDLNRQYRTVIRETYPSIWYTKAMIRRLIEECGVAMYCDMHAHSRKHNIFIYGCENKRNPEKKLTEQVFPLMLHKNSADRFSFESCKFKIQRSKEGTGRIVVWMLGITNSYTIEASFGGSSLGSRKGTHFNTQDYEHMGRAFCETLLDYCDENPNKVKRHAKLFKQIKKIRKREKREQKALKLQKMADQILNLLKQQDRLRSKIIERLMREGSSADEPLNIPLSDYSSDEGNCSSSSDNEGKHSITTSDLEGPCCAPTRAPPSSPEVIHEIRKFRMRRMRKVMHELDRIYFTPLFQRKFKTLTTLKRRRQKMGVKAAPSGKRLRGGGGPATPTPALAVQAASPFVETNNIQKLHTPRQLARNLPSNSDQPAGGQSSDSSDSMDSSQSESLQEPDASSGSTAASKEVTKKVKASGAGTKKTAKKKKFMPTEKKKPVVNQKLHVDRNFRLWLANRRIYIYRRKKVSIVQHTSTTNLIIPRSRLKSPASNRLSPRRRVALRLRISLQRNVARWCAPPWTCPQRIRARICTSPPTTRSTRRRPDIMVTVQCLRSDTRCSRAICRGGTSRKLAIRWCRNQKRRTCRRN, from the exons ATGAcggagcgagagagagaggcaaTGTCCGCCTCTCTGAGCCGTCTGCTGAGAACCTTGAGCTCGGCTTCGATGAGCAGACGGCACTGCCCCCTCGCTCTCCTGCAGCCTATACCCTTGCATCAGAGCGAGATGGCGCTGgggagcgcgagcagcgggGGCAGTGCGGAGAGatgctgcagcagttgcagcgatgatagcaacaacaatgaacGCTGCAAGAGCGCTGAGAGAGGAACAGCAGCAGAGGAAGTGGGCGAGGAAGAGGGAGTAGAACTAGAATCCAAGCAGGATGCTGACGAGGGAGAGCAAGATGAGCTGGAGCTCAAGAGAGATAGCAGTACCGTTAACGTCAATGTGGTGAGAGCCAACTTCAAATGCAATGACATGGAATGCTCTCTAGTCCTGGGCGACTATGTGAATG GCTTCCTTGGCAGTTTCCTATCGAAGGGCCTGAAGACCAATCAGCTGGTTGTGAATACGGATGAGAAGACCCTGCGACCAGTTGCACGTCTGAAGGAACCGCGCGATCTCTTCGCCCTGCCGAAGGACAAGGACAATGACTGCTCACAGCAGGCCCCCAGATGGCCGGTGGAATGCCAG GTCATCGAGGAGCGCATCATACACATTCCGTACGTGCCCGCTGTGCCGGAGCCGCTCAATGCTCCGACGGGAAACGAGCTGAAACCGCGTCCCGTGGGCGAGGAGAACGGCATTGTGGTGTTCAGCTACAGTCCAATTAGTGCCGTGAACTAT GAAAAGCCCAAGGCGAAGAAGGAGGACGATGAGTCCAGCGACGAATCGGACTATTCCTCGGACTCCCGCCAGGATTCGACGCCTCCGAGCCGTTCCACGCCCATGCGTCTGGCCGGCGGCGGTGAATGTGCACCTGGCAAACTGAACAGCGTGTCCAAGATGATCAACAATGTGGACAATCGGTCCACCAGTGCGTCCCTAGACGACAACGATGACTACTACGATGATGAGTACGATACGTCCGGCGGTTATTGTGGAGGAAGCGGTGAGGCCAAGGAGAAGGCCATCATTAAGGATCTCATCGAGGCGAAGAAGAAGCGCTACCAGGAGGAGGCCGAGGTCACGCCCGTAGGTGGTGGCACAGCCCGAAATTCGAGAGCTGCCAGCCGTTCGGAACCCAGCAAGGATGCCAGCGATATCGACGATATCTGGAAGAACAACACCAGCGAATATAAGCCTGCCTCGCCGCGCTACGTGCTCAGCCAGTTTGGAAAGAATGTGACCAAGGCGGTGATCGACCGGATCGTGGATCACGAAGATCTCGTCCCGCCATCGGGATCCCAAAAGGTATCGAACCAGTTCGCCGTAGGCCCCGTCAAGTTGCCCAAGACAAACATGGCCCGCTTAGAGGTGGCCTTCGAGCGAAGTGCCTGCCAAGATCGATCCAAATCGCGTTTAAAGAAGGAAGCGAGTGGCAGTCGTAAGCGTAGGGCAAGCACCTCTGACGAGGACTCCAGTAGCTCTAGTTTGGGTGACGAAGAAGAGGATGAGGTGAATGATTCCGATTCGGAAGCAGAGAATAAGAGAAGTGGCGTGGGCTTGCGCAGAATCTTGGGAAGCTATTCGGCCCGGCTCGCTGGTGGCGCCGAAAAGTATCCTTGTCCCGGTTCCGGATCCGTTTCGGATACCGAAACTTTGGTGGGAGACGAGAGCAGGAGCAGGCTGGCTGGCT CTAAAGGCCTGCATCAGCAAGACCTTATTTGCTCTAGGAATCGGCAGGCGCATTCGCGATCCCCCCTACGAGCGGTACCCCACACCCATGCGGCCacagtggcggcggcggcagcggcgctCGCCAGGGGACGCAACCGCGACAAGAACGGTTGTCTGGGTGGCAAGGACGAAAGGAACATGGGCATGGGAGTGGGAACAACTGGCACAGGCTCGATGGGCACTCGCACCCCCTCACCCGTCGGCAACAACGTCTTCCGGCTGACCAAGGATCAGCATATAATGCTGAGTTCAATGACCAGCCAGGAGACGACCGGCACTTTAATCTCGTCGACAAGTACTAACCAGACGACGACCACCAACTCGTCGCAATCGTTTCTTTGCTCCGATTTACCCCAAGCGCAGTTTAGCCGTTCGGCCGTCGGTGGTGCCCGCTTCATGACCAATTGCCATCCCATGAATCCGGAGGAGTACGACGGACTGGAGTTTGAATCGCGCTTCGAGAGCGGCAACCTGGCCAAGGCGGTCCAAATCACGCCCACCTACTACGAGCTCTACCTGCGACCCGATCTCTATACCAGCCGGTCCAAGCAATGGTTCTACTTCCGAGTGCGACGCACCAGGCGCAAGATGCTCTACCGCTTCTCCATTGTCAATCTGGTGAAGTCGGACAGTCTCTACAACGACGGTATGCAGCCGGTCATGTACTCCACGCTGGGCGCCAAGGAGAAGAGCGAAGGCTGGCGCAGATGCGGGGACAACATCTGCTACTATCGGAACGATGATGA AAGTGCCAGCAATAGCGCCaacgaggacgacgaggacaaCTCCACATACACGCTGACCTTCACCATTGAGTTCGAGCACGACGACGATACGGTGTTCTTTGCGCACAGCTATCCGTACACCTATAGCGACCTGCAGGACTACCTCATGGAGATCCAGCGCCATCCGGTCAAGTCAAAGTTCTGCAAGCTGCGCCTGCTCTGCCGCACCTTGGCTGGCAATAATGTCTACTACCTGACGGTGACGGCGCCCTCCTCCAACGAGGAGAACATGCGG CGCAAGAAATCGATTGTGGTGTCGGCACGTGTGCATCCCAGCGAGACGCCAGCCTCGTGGATGATGAAGGGTCTGATGGACTTCATCACCGGGGACACCACAGTGGCCAAGCGGCTGCGGCACAAgttcattttcaaattggtGCCCATGCTTAATCCGGACGGAGTCATTGTGGGCAATACCCGTAACTCGCTGACCGGCAAGGACCTGAACCGCCAGTACCGAACGGTAATACGCGAGACATATCCATCTATTTGGTATACCAAAGCCATGATTAGAAG ACTGATTGAGGAATGCGGCGTGGCCATGTACTGTGATATGCACGCTCACTCACGCAAGCACAACATATTCATATATGGCTGTGAGAACAAACGCAACCCGGAGAAGAAGTTAACCGAGCAGGTCTTTCCGCTGATGCTGCACAAGAACAGTGCGGATCGG TTCTCCTTCGAGAGCTGCAAGTTTAAGATACAGCGCAGCAAGGAGGGCACCGGACGTATCGTGGTCTGGATGCTGGGCATCACCAACAGCTATACGATCGAGGCCTCCTTTGGCGGCTCCTCGCTGGGATCGCGCAAGGGGACGCACTTTAACACGCAG GATTACGAGCACATGGGACGAGCATTTTGTGAGACACTTTTGGACTACTGCGATGAGAATCCGAACAAAGTAAAGCGGCACGCCAAGttgtttaaacaaatcaaaaagaTAAGAAAACGCGAGAAACGCGAACAGAAAGCATTGAAATTACAGAAAATGGCCGATCAG attttaaatttactcaAACAACAGGACAGGCTACGATCAAAAATTATCGAAAGACTGATGCGAGAAGGCTCTAGTGCCGACGAACCATTGAATATACCCCTGTCAGATTACTCAAG CGACGAGGGcaactgcagctccagctcggATAATGAGGGTAAACACTCGATAACAACGTCCGATCTGGAGGGACCATGTTGTGCTCCCACCCGAGCACCGCCCAGTTCACCTGAGGTCATACACGAAATTCGCAAG TTTCGCATGCGACGCATGCGCAAGGTGATGCACGAGCTGGACAGGATCTATTTTACGCCCCTGTTCCAGCGCAAATTCAAAACACTAACGACCTTGAAGAGGAGGCGTCAGAAAATGGGTGTCAAGGCGGCTCCAAGTGGAAAACGCCTTCGTGGAGGCGGTGGTCCTGCCACACCCACGCCCGCACTGGCCGTCCAAGCGGCATCTCCATTTGTAGAGACCAACAATATCCAGAAATTGCATACGCCTAGACAATTGGCCAGGAATTTGCCATCCAATAGTGATCAACCGGCTGGAGGCCAGAGTTCCGACAGTTCGGACAGCATGGATTCCTCGCAATCGGAATCGCTACAGGAACCGGATGCTTCAAGTGGTAGCACCGCAGCAAGTAAAGAGGTCACAAAGAAGGTGAAGGCTAGTGGTGCTGGCACCAAGAAGACggccaaaaagaagaagtTCATGCCCACGGAGAAGAAGAAACCGGTGGTCAATCAGAAACTGCACGTTGATCGCAATTTCCGGCTGTGGCTGGCCAATAGGCGCATCTACATCTATCGTCGTAAGAAGGTATCTATCGTACAG CACACAAGCacaactaatttaataattccCCGATCTCGCCTCAAATCTCCCGCATCTAATCGGCTTAGTCCACGCAGGCGCGTCGCACTAAGGTTAAGAATAAGCCTACAAAGAAACGTGGCGAGGTGGTGCGCACCACCCTGGACCTGCCCACAACGGATCCGGGCTCGGATCTGCACTTCTCCACCGACGACGAGGAGCACTCGCCGACGTCCGGACATAATGGTTACGGTGCAGTGCCTCCGCTCCGACACACGCTGCTCCAGAGCGATCTGCAGAGGCGGTACATCGAGGAAATTGGCGATACGGTGGTGCAGAAACCAAAAGCGGCGCACATGCCGCCGGAACTGA
- the LOC6725884 gene encoding cytosolic carboxypeptidase Nna1 isoform X8 — MTEREREAMSASLSRLLRTLSSASMSRRHCPLALLQPIPLHQSEMALGSASSGGSAERCCSSCSDDSNNNERCKSAERGTAAEEVGEEEGVELESKQDADEGEQDELELKRDSSTVNVNVVRANFKCNDMECSLVLGDYVNGFLGSFLSKGLKTNQLVVNTDEKTLRPVARLKEPRDLFALPKDKDNDCSQQAPRWPVECQVIEERIIHIPYVPAVPEPLNAPTGNELKPRPVGEENGIVVFSYSPISAVNYEKPKAKKEDDESSDESDYSSDSRQDSTPPSRSTPMRLAGGGECAPGKLNSVSKMINNVDNRSTSASLDDNDDYYDDEYDTSGGYCGGSGEAKEKAIIKDLIEAKKKRYQEEAEVTPVGGGTARNSRAASRSEPSKDASDIDDIWKNNTSEYKPASPRYVLSQFGKNVTKAVIDRIVDHEDLVPPSGSQKVSNQFAVGPVKLPKTNMARLEVAFERSACQDRSKSRLKKEASGSRKRRASTSDEDSSSSSLGDEEEDEVNDSDSEAENKRSGVGLRRILGSYSARLAGGAEKYPCPGSGSVSDTETLVGDESRSRLAGSKGLHQQDLICSRNRQAHSRSPLRAVPHTHAATVAAAAAALARGRNRDKNGCLGGKDERNMGMGVGTTGTGSMGTRTPSPVGNNVFRLTKDQHIMLSSMTSQETTGTLISSTSTNQTTTTNSSQSFLCSDLPQAQFSRSAVGGARFMTNCHPMNPEEYDGLEFESRFESGNLAKAVQITPTYYELYLRPDLYTSRSKQWFYFRVRRTRRKMLYRFSIVNLVKSDSLYNDGMQPVMYSTLGAKEKSEGWRRCGDNICYYRNDDESASNSANEDDEDNSTYTLTFTIEFEHDDDTVFFAHSYPYTYSDLQDYLMEIQRHPVKSKFCKLRLLCRTLAGNNVYYLTVTAPSSNEENMRRKKSIVVSARVHPSETPASWMMKGLMDFITGDTTVAKRLRHKFIFKLVPMLNPDGVIVGNTRNSLTGKDLNRQYRTVIRETYPSIWYTKAMIRRLIEECGVAMYCDMHAHSRKHNIFIYGCENKRNPEKKLTEQVFPLMLHKNSADRFSFESCKFKIQRSKEGTGRIVVWMLGITNSYTIEASFGGSSLGSRKGTHFNTQDYEHMGRAFCETLLDYCDENPNKDRLRSKIIERLMREGSSADEPLNIPLSDYSSDEGNCSSSSDNEGKHSITTSDLEGPCCAPTRAPPSSPEVIHEIRKFRMRRMRKVMHELDRIYFTPLFQRKFKTLTTLKRRRQKMGVKAAPSGKRLRGGGGPATPTPALAVQAASPFVETNNIQKLHTPRQLARNLPSNSDQPAGGQSSDSSDSMDSSQSESLQEPDASSGSTAASKEVTKKVKASGAGTKKTAKKKKFMPTEKKKPVVNQKLHVDRNFRLWLANRRIYIYRRKKVSIVQSTQARRTKVKNKPTKKRGEVVRTTLDLPTTDPGSDLHFSTDDEEHSPTSGHNGYGAVPPLRHTLLQSDLQRRYIEEIGDTVVQKPKAAHMPPELIVTTPSKSGTPGGGKKLDVYKLTPRTAPELDTGIGMMQRQAGGTGTSARRTYSWHNLDQQEIPNGSGGGQGKANFYIGDSKPGIKTMTKPLPRRSVPSNFIPQRHGNAQTADDLQLKLSLKKKVWTGAHGDADGRPLAWYKGHSITTSQMANTTTTIRSAGGGAAGAGGAGAGAGGGGSGQNRNMFTSNGREQTAASGGIAMGVPPAFVGAPRRHRKLEQVDLFNACSQKLMLWQQQEEQRRSHPQQAQRLLKVEDPPPHSRDRERERDREQQPFKPMHMVRKSTGTTSQAKVIQALVAAESGGKVKRKSSSMMKIAETTQLVTRFARNRNSAGGSTAQQQPQQQQSQHMHHQHKRMLFKGQGGVGAMGARMHSAGVMGQMQGNGGGRAPNKFKTGGLVITAVQQPTNMTGGSSRRMRNAAGLQAKGSNGALGSSSGQMQYQRSNASVQANKSATEISLDTVSLVRKVKTKLKKRKSRTLSTGAPK; from the exons ATGAcggagcgagagagagaggcaaTGTCCGCCTCTCTGAGCCGTCTGCTGAGAACCTTGAGCTCGGCTTCGATGAGCAGACGGCACTGCCCCCTCGCTCTCCTGCAGCCTATACCCTTGCATCAGAGCGAGATGGCGCTGgggagcgcgagcagcgggGGCAGTGCGGAGAGatgctgcagcagttgcagcgatgatagcaacaacaatgaacGCTGCAAGAGCGCTGAGAGAGGAACAGCAGCAGAGGAAGTGGGCGAGGAAGAGGGAGTAGAACTAGAATCCAAGCAGGATGCTGACGAGGGAGAGCAAGATGAGCTGGAGCTCAAGAGAGATAGCAGTACCGTTAACGTCAATGTGGTGAGAGCCAACTTCAAATGCAATGACATGGAATGCTCTCTAGTCCTGGGCGACTATGTGAATG GCTTCCTTGGCAGTTTCCTATCGAAGGGCCTGAAGACCAATCAGCTGGTTGTGAATACGGATGAGAAGACCCTGCGACCAGTTGCACGTCTGAAGGAACCGCGCGATCTCTTCGCCCTGCCGAAGGACAAGGACAATGACTGCTCACAGCAGGCCCCCAGATGGCCGGTGGAATGCCAG GTCATCGAGGAGCGCATCATACACATTCCGTACGTGCCCGCTGTGCCGGAGCCGCTCAATGCTCCGACGGGAAACGAGCTGAAACCGCGTCCCGTGGGCGAGGAGAACGGCATTGTGGTGTTCAGCTACAGTCCAATTAGTGCCGTGAACTAT GAAAAGCCCAAGGCGAAGAAGGAGGACGATGAGTCCAGCGACGAATCGGACTATTCCTCGGACTCCCGCCAGGATTCGACGCCTCCGAGCCGTTCCACGCCCATGCGTCTGGCCGGCGGCGGTGAATGTGCACCTGGCAAACTGAACAGCGTGTCCAAGATGATCAACAATGTGGACAATCGGTCCACCAGTGCGTCCCTAGACGACAACGATGACTACTACGATGATGAGTACGATACGTCCGGCGGTTATTGTGGAGGAAGCGGTGAGGCCAAGGAGAAGGCCATCATTAAGGATCTCATCGAGGCGAAGAAGAAGCGCTACCAGGAGGAGGCCGAGGTCACGCCCGTAGGTGGTGGCACAGCCCGAAATTCGAGAGCTGCCAGCCGTTCGGAACCCAGCAAGGATGCCAGCGATATCGACGATATCTGGAAGAACAACACCAGCGAATATAAGCCTGCCTCGCCGCGCTACGTGCTCAGCCAGTTTGGAAAGAATGTGACCAAGGCGGTGATCGACCGGATCGTGGATCACGAAGATCTCGTCCCGCCATCGGGATCCCAAAAGGTATCGAACCAGTTCGCCGTAGGCCCCGTCAAGTTGCCCAAGACAAACATGGCCCGCTTAGAGGTGGCCTTCGAGCGAAGTGCCTGCCAAGATCGATCCAAATCGCGTTTAAAGAAGGAAGCGAGTGGCAGTCGTAAGCGTAGGGCAAGCACCTCTGACGAGGACTCCAGTAGCTCTAGTTTGGGTGACGAAGAAGAGGATGAGGTGAATGATTCCGATTCGGAAGCAGAGAATAAGAGAAGTGGCGTGGGCTTGCGCAGAATCTTGGGAAGCTATTCGGCCCGGCTCGCTGGTGGCGCCGAAAAGTATCCTTGTCCCGGTTCCGGATCCGTTTCGGATACCGAAACTTTGGTGGGAGACGAGAGCAGGAGCAGGCTGGCTGGCT CTAAAGGCCTGCATCAGCAAGACCTTATTTGCTCTAGGAATCGGCAGGCGCATTCGCGATCCCCCCTACGAGCGGTACCCCACACCCATGCGGCCacagtggcggcggcggcagcggcgctCGCCAGGGGACGCAACCGCGACAAGAACGGTTGTCTGGGTGGCAAGGACGAAAGGAACATGGGCATGGGAGTGGGAACAACTGGCACAGGCTCGATGGGCACTCGCACCCCCTCACCCGTCGGCAACAACGTCTTCCGGCTGACCAAGGATCAGCATATAATGCTGAGTTCAATGACCAGCCAGGAGACGACCGGCACTTTAATCTCGTCGACAAGTACTAACCAGACGACGACCACCAACTCGTCGCAATCGTTTCTTTGCTCCGATTTACCCCAAGCGCAGTTTAGCCGTTCGGCCGTCGGTGGTGCCCGCTTCATGACCAATTGCCATCCCATGAATCCGGAGGAGTACGACGGACTGGAGTTTGAATCGCGCTTCGAGAGCGGCAACCTGGCCAAGGCGGTCCAAATCACGCCCACCTACTACGAGCTCTACCTGCGACCCGATCTCTATACCAGCCGGTCCAAGCAATGGTTCTACTTCCGAGTGCGACGCACCAGGCGCAAGATGCTCTACCGCTTCTCCATTGTCAATCTGGTGAAGTCGGACAGTCTCTACAACGACGGTATGCAGCCGGTCATGTACTCCACGCTGGGCGCCAAGGAGAAGAGCGAAGGCTGGCGCAGATGCGGGGACAACATCTGCTACTATCGGAACGATGATGA AAGTGCCAGCAATAGCGCCaacgaggacgacgaggacaaCTCCACATACACGCTGACCTTCACCATTGAGTTCGAGCACGACGACGATACGGTGTTCTTTGCGCACAGCTATCCGTACACCTATAGCGACCTGCAGGACTACCTCATGGAGATCCAGCGCCATCCGGTCAAGTCAAAGTTCTGCAAGCTGCGCCTGCTCTGCCGCACCTTGGCTGGCAATAATGTCTACTACCTGACGGTGACGGCGCCCTCCTCCAACGAGGAGAACATGCGG CGCAAGAAATCGATTGTGGTGTCGGCACGTGTGCATCCCAGCGAGACGCCAGCCTCGTGGATGATGAAGGGTCTGATGGACTTCATCACCGGGGACACCACAGTGGCCAAGCGGCTGCGGCACAAgttcattttcaaattggtGCCCATGCTTAATCCGGACGGAGTCATTGTGGGCAATACCCGTAACTCGCTGACCGGCAAGGACCTGAACCGCCAGTACCGAACGGTAATACGCGAGACATATCCATCTATTTGGTATACCAAAGCCATGATTAGAAG ACTGATTGAGGAATGCGGCGTGGCCATGTACTGTGATATGCACGCTCACTCACGCAAGCACAACATATTCATATATGGCTGTGAGAACAAACGCAACCCGGAGAAGAAGTTAACCGAGCAGGTCTTTCCGCTGATGCTGCACAAGAACAGTGCGGATCGG TTCTCCTTCGAGAGCTGCAAGTTTAAGATACAGCGCAGCAAGGAGGGCACCGGACGTATCGTGGTCTGGATGCTGGGCATCACCAACAGCTATACGATCGAGGCCTCCTTTGGCGGCTCCTCGCTGGGATCGCGCAAGGGGACGCACTTTAACACGCAG GATTACGAGCACATGGGACGAGCATTTTGTGAGACACTTTTGGACTACTGCGATGAGAATCCGAACAAA GACAGGCTACGATCAAAAATTATCGAAAGACTGATGCGAGAAGGCTCTAGTGCCGACGAACCATTGAATATACCCCTGTCAGATTACTCAAG CGACGAGGGcaactgcagctccagctcggATAATGAGGGTAAACACTCGATAACAACGTCCGATCTGGAGGGACCATGTTGTGCTCCCACCCGAGCACCGCCCAGTTCACCTGAGGTCATACACGAAATTCGCAAG TTTCGCATGCGACGCATGCGCAAGGTGATGCACGAGCTGGACAGGATCTATTTTACGCCCCTGTTCCAGCGCAAATTCAAAACACTAACGACCTTGAAGAGGAGGCGTCAGAAAATGGGTGTCAAGGCGGCTCCAAGTGGAAAACGCCTTCGTGGAGGCGGTGGTCCTGCCACACCCACGCCCGCACTGGCCGTCCAAGCGGCATCTCCATTTGTAGAGACCAACAATATCCAGAAATTGCATACGCCTAGACAATTGGCCAGGAATTTGCCATCCAATAGTGATCAACCGGCTGGAGGCCAGAGTTCCGACAGTTCGGACAGCATGGATTCCTCGCAATCGGAATCGCTACAGGAACCGGATGCTTCAAGTGGTAGCACCGCAGCAAGTAAAGAGGTCACAAAGAAGGTGAAGGCTAGTGGTGCTGGCACCAAGAAGACggccaaaaagaagaagtTCATGCCCACGGAGAAGAAGAAACCGGTGGTCAATCAGAAACTGCACGTTGATCGCAATTTCCGGCTGTGGCTGGCCAATAGGCGCATCTACATCTATCGTCGTAAGAAGGTATCTATCGTACAG TCCACGCAGGCGCGTCGCACTAAGGTTAAGAATAAGCCTACAAAGAAACGTGGCGAGGTGGTGCGCACCACCCTGGACCTGCCCACAACGGATCCGGGCTCGGATCTGCACTTCTCCACCGACGACGAGGAGCACTCGCCGACGTCCGGACATAATGGTTACGGTGCAGTGCCTCCGCTCCGACACACGCTGCTCCAGAGCGATCTGCAGAGGCGGTACATCGAGGAAATTGGCGATACGGTGGTGCAGAAACCAAAAGCGGCGCACATGCCGCCGGAACTGATTGTGACCACACCTTCGAAGAGCGGCACTCCGGGCGGTGGGAAAAAACTGGATGTCTACAAGCTGACGCCTCGAACTGCCCCAGAATTGGACACGGGTATTGGCATGATGCAACGACAGGCCGGAGGAACTGGCACATCCGCCAGACGAACCTATTCGTGGCACAATCTCGATCAGCAGGAGATTCCCAATGGCAGCGGCGGTGGTCAGGGCAAGGCCAACTTTTACATAGGCGATTCCAAGCCAGGAATAAAGACGATGACAAAACCGCTCCCCAGAAG GAGTGTCCCGAGCAACTTCATTCCCCAGAGACATGGCAATGCGCAAACGGCCGATGACCTGCAGCTCAAGCTTTCGCTGAAGAAGAAAGTCTGGACTGGTGCGCACGGGGATGCTGATGGTCGTCCTCTGGCCTGGTACAAGGGTCACTCGATAACAACATCCCAAATGGCCAACACTACAACGACCATACGAAGTGCAGGCGGTGGtgctgcaggagcaggaggagctggagctggagcgggTGGAGGTGGCAGTGGTCAGAACCGAAACATGTTCACCTCCAATGGCAGGGAGCAGACAGCTGCTTCTGGTGGCATCGCCATGGGTGTACCACCCGCCTTTGTGGGAGCACCACGAAGACACAGAAAACTGGAGCAAGTTGATCTATTCAA TGCCTGTTCTCAGAAGCTGATGCTGTGGCAGCAACAAGAGGAGCAAAGGCGCTCCCATCCGCAACAGGCGCAGCGCCTACTAAAGGTGGAGGATCCTCCGCCACATTCAAGGGACCGGGAACGCGAACGTGACCGGGAGCAGCAGCCCTTCAAGCCCATGCACATGGTGAGAAAGTCAACGGGTACGACCAGCCAGGCCAAAGTCATCCAGGCTTTGGTGGCAGCCGAGTCCGGCGGTAAGGTGAAACGCAAGTCTAGTAGCATGATGAAGATAGCAGAGACCACGCAGCTGGTGACTCGATTTGCCCGGAATCGCAACAGCGCCGGAGGATCGacagcacagcagcagccgcagcagcagcagtcacaACATATGCACCACCAGCACAAGCGGATGTTGTTCAAGGGCCAAGGCGGAGTGGGAGCTATGGGCGCACGGATGCACTCTGCCGGCGTGATGGGTCAAATGCAGGGCAACGGCGGAGGACGTGCGCCCAACAAATTCAAGACCGGCGGACTGGTGATCACCGCCGTGCAGCAACCGACCAATATGACCGGTGGAAGCTCCAGGCGGATGAGAAACGCAGCCGGATTGCAGGCCAAGGGCAGCAATGGCGCCTTGGGTTCATCCTCCGGTCAAATGCAATACCAGCGCAGCAATGCCAGTGTCCAGGCCAACAAGTCCGCAACAGAAATCTCCCTGGACACCGTCAGTCTGGTGCGGAAGGTGAAGACCAAGCTGAAGAAGCGCAAATCCCGCACTTTGTCAACAGGAGCACCGAAATAA